ATGGTCGACGATCCCGAGGACCAGCAAGAGACGGCCGTGGCCGTCAGAAAGCCGTACGTTCTCGCCGGGTTCGAACCCGTGTTCCCGTCGCCGTCGCTCGACGGCTCCTTTCCAGGCGCCAGGGACGTGTTGCGTGCGACGGTCCAGACGCCCGACGGGAAGGCCCTCTTCGTCCATGTCGTCCACATGAAGAGCCGGCGTGGCGGAAGGGCGACGACGGATCCGGCCCGGACTTCGGCGTGCGGCCTTTTGGCCGCTTACCTGCGGGGCAAGACGGACGAGCCTGCCGTCGTCATGGGTGATTTCAACGACGCGCCGGACGACGCCAGTCTGAACGTCCTCGAGTCCGGAGACCTGATGGCGACGGGCGGTTCGAACGTCGATCTGCAGCGGCTGATGGTCAATCTCACGGAGTCACTGGCCGCCCGCGATTTCGTCACGATCGACCTCCAATCGCTGTACCAAGGCCGGCCTATGACGCCAGTCGTCCCGGGCGCTCAAAAGGACAATGCGCGGCTCAGGGGGCAGGACTACGAGTTTCCCAGAGACGTCCGGGTCCCCCAAGCGTTCTTCGACCAGATCCTTGCGACTCCGGCCCTCGCTTCGACCGTCGGTAACGTCAAAGTCTATGCCGTGGACGCTGCCTTACGGGGCCGGAAGGGCAGGACCGTCGTCACGGAAAACGGTGTCGATTATGCGGAGAAGGGCGATTTGGCCAGCGACCACCTTCCCGTTTCTGCGGACTTGAAGCTCCCATGACCGACACACCGGCAAGACGACGGGGAAGAAGCATGGTCCCGGCCCGCCCATGTTGTATAATGGAGCCTGCTCTTCGGAGACGATACTTTCGGATCCAATTCTATGAAATGTTTAAATTCGGCACTGAGGGCGAATGTTCTTGTGCTAACAATCATCTCGGCTTGCCCCTTCGGGGCGGCACAGAGCGTCGTCTGGGAGGGCGAACTCGATTCCCACGACACGTCGTTCAACCGGGCCAGCGAGGACGGCGACAAGGTGTCGTTCATCGGGACGAACGTGTATTACGACACCATGCCGTTCTACGTCTCCCTTGACGGTAAGTACACGTTCGAGTGCTTTCAGCCCGAGGGTTGGGACGGCATGATCTTCGTCTACAACACCACGTTCGACCCGTCGAAACCCTTGAAGAACTGGTGCTATGGGAACGACGGTTACGAAGGAGACTTTTCAGTCCTGGACGGACACAGCGACGAGGAGGTCTATGGTTCCCGTATCGAAGACATGTCACTCAAAGCCGGAGTGCAATATTACGCGGTGACGACGTCCTTCTACAACTATTCGACAGGCGAGTACAACGATGGGATCGGAGACGGCCCGGGCCGAGTGACGCTCGGCGTCGTTCCTGAGCCGGTCGTCGCCGTTCCGTTCGTCCTCGGGCTCGCGTCGCTGCGCCGCCGTCGCAAGTCGCGCTGAGGCCCGAAGCGACGAGCGCAGGCTGGTACCCTCGGGCCGATGACGATCCGTATCGGGCACTCGCCGGACTCTGACGACGCGTTCATGTTCTACGGACTGGCGAACGGCCGGGTCGAAAGCGAACACGATTACGAACACGTCCTGCGTGACATCCAGACACTGAACGAGTGGGCCCGAGAGGGAAGACTCGAGTCGAGCGCGGTCAGCGTCCATGCGTTCGCCTACGTCGCGGACAAGTACGCGCTCCTACGGCACGGCGGAAGTTTCGGCGAAGGCTATGGCCCGATGCTTGTGGCTGAAACGCCGATGTCCCTTGACGAGGTCAGGTCGGCCAAGATCGCCGTGCCGGGCCTGTTGACCAGCGCTTACTTGGAGCTCTGCCTTTGGTTCGAGGACAAGTTCGGCCCGGGGGTCCGGCCGGACGTCGATGTCGCCCCCTTCGACGAGATCATCCCTCGCATCCTGGACAAGACGTACCGGGTCGGCCTGATCATCCATGAAGGGCAGCTCACTTACGAAGAAGAAGGACTGTCCGAGATCGCGAACATGGGGAAATGGTGGCGCGACAAGACGGGCGGGCTTCCGTTGCCCCTCGGCGTCAACGTCGTAAGGAAGGACCTTGGCCCAGAAATCTGCCAAGAGGTCTCGAGGTGCATGCGTGAGAGCATCGATGTGGGATTGAATGAACGGGCGAGCGCCTTGGATTACGCCCTCCAGTTCGCGCGCGGCATGGACAGGGGGACCAGTGATACCTTTGTCGGGATGTACGTCAACGACCGCACTCGGGACATGGGCGGGGAGGGGGTCAAAGCGATCCGACTGCTCCTCTCCGAGGGCGCAAGGATCGGGATCGTTCCTAGCGTCCAGGTCGACGTCATCGACTGAGCGGGCGCCGCGCCGACTGTCACGTCCCTTGGTGGCGGGACGACCTGGAACATGCCGGCGTCTCCTTCGACTTCGGCGTTAGTCCGTCGGATCCGCTATTTGCGAAGCACCCATCCGTTCGGGTCGATGACCGGAGCGGCCCCTGAATATCGGACCGTGCCCTTGCCACCGTCCATCGGGACGCGCACGGTCTTGCCGTCCACCACGACGTCGAGAGGCATGGGGAAGGGAAGACCTTCCGATGTTTTCCATGCTAGGGTGAGGACGCCGTCGGACGATTCCGATTCCAAGACGGGAAGCGACGCCTGGCGGACATAGACTTCGAAGAACCACGACAGGTCGCGCTGAGATTCGCGCGAAGCCACGGTCACGAAGTCGTCGGTCGTCACGAACCTCAGGGCGCGTCCATCCGTCCACTTTTCTGACTCGGGAGTCGGATAAGCCATGCGGCGGATCGACTTCAGGAACGCCTCGTCGCCGATCAAGTACCGCAGCGAGTTGAGGACGAGCGCTCCCTTGTCGTAGATATCGCCGCCATAGGCTTCGCTCGACGTCTCCTCTCGCGGAGCGACCGGGGCGGCGTTGCGGACGTTCCGCTTTCGCCCCTTCATCGCGGCGAAGTAAGCGTCCTTGCCCCGTGTCTGTTCGATGTAGAACGTGTCCAGGAAGCTCTGGAAGCCCTCATGGATCCACATGTCGCGCCAATCGGCGTTCGAGACAAGGTTCGCCCACCACTCGTGCCCGAACTCGTGGAGGAGAAGCCAGTCCAACCCGTCCGGAGCGAACCGGAACCTGTTGCCGTAGGCGATCGCGGTCGAGTGCTCCATTCCCAGATGAGGCGTCTCGACGATGCCGAGCTTGACCGATCGGAACGGATAAGGCCCGCAATACTTCTCCATGAACGCCAGGTACTTCTTCTGCTCGGCGATCAGCTTGGGCGCCTGCGCTTTGTGCTCTGGTAGGACGTAGAACCCGATGGGGACGTTCTGACCGCCGACCGACTTCACGGTGTCCTTCACAAGCTCGTAGGGGGCCGCATTGAAGACGAGGGAATAGTTGTTGATCGGCAAGGGCATCTCCCAGACGAACGTCGAGGTTCTGTCGGGGTTTTTGATGGTCTCCTTCAGCCGGCCTGGCCCGACGGCGGTCAACGGAGCGGGCACGGTGATGCGCATCGTGGCTCGGTCGGGCCTGTCGGAAGGGTGGTCCTTACAGGGGAAAAGCAGGTCCGCGCCCGCTCCTTGGAGCGCGACGGAGATCCAGTCCGCGCCGCTCGGCGTCTTCGCCCAGACCGTGCCGCCGTCCCACGGTGCGTTCTTGGCGACGTGGGGAACGCCGGCGTAGGTCGTTTCGATCCGGATCGCGTCGCCCGGTTGTTTCGACATCGGGAAGTGGACGCGCAGGGCGCCTTTCAGCCGTTCGAACTTCAGGGCGGTCTTTCCGTCCGTGATCTTCGAAACCGCAAAGGGGTCGTCGAGATCGATGAGGACCGAAGCGGTCGGAACGACTGTCTTGGCGAGCATGACCGTCATCCCTCGGAACGACTTGGCGGCCGGATCGACACGGAGCGAGACGTCGTACGATTGGACGTCGTAGGCGGCTTGCTCCAGCTTGAGGACGCCGCCGGACACTTCCTGTTGCCTCAGTGCTCCGGCACCGAGCATCGTGATGGCCGCGAGTACGGTCATGGAGGAGTCCAGTATGACGCGTGTCGGCCTGTTTTCGGGATGGACGTGCGGTCGACCGTGGCGACTCGGAGTGGTCGGGTGGAAAGTGGCTGCCGCAGTAGGACTCGAACCTACGACCCGCTGATTAACAGGCTCGAGTTGGCTCAAATCTCGGCGTCTCAGCACGTCTCTTTTAAGTTCAACTCGTTAGGAGTCCTATCTACTGAGGTCTCTTGTCGTCTCTCTAAATCCATCGCGTAAACTGCACTTAAACTGTGGCTTTCTCGGATACAATGCTTTCACGGAGCATTTGAAAAGGATGGCCAAGAACGAGAGACGTGAGCGCGGCACGGGCAGCATTTTCAAGCGTGGCAACGGCTACGTCGCGCAGGTGTTGGACGGCTACAGGGACGACGGTTCGCCGCGATACAGACAGATCCGAACCAAGAACCAGGACGATGCCGTTAAGGCCCTCAACGACGCCAATTCTAAGCTCTCGCAGGGCCTACCCCTGCTTGAAGGCAAGAGCCCGAGGCTCGGCGTGTGGCTCGACATGTGGCTTGAGGAGTACATCAAGCCGAACCGGGAGCCGAAGACCTACGACTTCTACAAGCTACACATTGAGAAGCGTCTCAAACCAAACTTGGGCCGCATCGACATTCGTCGCCTTCGACCAGTCGACGTCACGCAAATGATGCGTGTCATCGAAGAAGACGGGGCGTCGAAGATCACGATAAGTGCAACTAGGCGGACACTTCGCGCGGCACTCACGGTGGCGATGAAGAACGGGCTGTGCGGCGACAACCCCGTCACAAAAACATTCGCACCCAAAATCCAACGGAAGCGCAAGGTGTACTTTGACGCCGAGCAGGTTCAGGCACTGTTGGCGGCATTAGCAGGCTCTTCTGTCGAGAACCTTGTCAGATTCACCATGGCGACCGGAGTCCGGGTCGGTGAAGCAACCGGGATCACGTGGGAGAATGTCAACCTAGACAAGCAGACGGTACTGATCGAGAACCAGCTCCAGAGAATCGGGAAGAAGTTAGAACTCAAGCCTCTCAAGACCGAAAAGAGCATCAGGACGATGCCGCTGGTCGGGCATTCGCTGGAGGCAATTCAGAACGAGAAACTTCGACATGCCATCGAAGGGTACGTAAACCCACTTGGGATCGTGTTCTTGAACCCCTGGGGTCGGCCCTTCGATCCGAAGTTCGTCAACGCCCGACTGCACGAGGCTTTGACAGCGGCCAATTTACCAATAACCGGCATGCACTCGCTGCGCCACAGCGTAGCGACCTTCATGTTGATGTCGGGGCTCAACATGCACCAGGTCAGTCGATACTTGGGC
The Armatimonadota bacterium DNA segment above includes these coding regions:
- a CDS encoding ABC transporter substrate-binding protein; this translates as MTIRIGHSPDSDDAFMFYGLANGRVESEHDYEHVLRDIQTLNEWAREGRLESSAVSVHAFAYVADKYALLRHGGSFGEGYGPMLVAETPMSLDEVRSAKIAVPGLLTSAYLELCLWFEDKFGPGVRPDVDVAPFDEIIPRILDKTYRVGLIIHEGQLTYEEEGLSEIANMGKWWRDKTGGLPLPLGVNVVRKDLGPEICQEVSRCMRESIDVGLNERASALDYALQFARGMDRGTSDTFVGMYVNDRTRDMGGEGVKAIRLLLSEGARIGIVPSVQVDVID
- a CDS encoding endonuclease/exonuclease/phosphatase family protein — translated: MDTKRLLPFALIAGLLTVRCGQEGRAQTVRASDTVRVATYNLQWFSEDADPGRIANIKAVLKEVDADVMGFQEVQSAKALRQVLDDQWDVAMVDDPEDQQETAVAVRKPYVLAGFEPVFPSPSLDGSFPGARDVLRATVQTPDGKALFVHVVHMKSRRGGRATTDPARTSACGLLAAYLRGKTDEPAVVMGDFNDAPDDASLNVLESGDLMATGGSNVDLQRLMVNLTESLAARDFVTIDLQSLYQGRPMTPVVPGAQKDNARLRGQDYEFPRDVRVPQAFFDQILATPALASTVGNVKVYAVDAALRGRKGRTVVTENGVDYAEKGDLASDHLPVSADLKLP
- a CDS encoding M1 family metallopeptidase → MTVLAAITMLGAGALRQQEVSGGVLKLEQAAYDVQSYDVSLRVDPAAKSFRGMTVMLAKTVVPTASVLIDLDDPFAVSKITDGKTALKFERLKGALRVHFPMSKQPGDAIRIETTYAGVPHVAKNAPWDGGTVWAKTPSGADWISVALQGAGADLLFPCKDHPSDRPDRATMRITVPAPLTAVGPGRLKETIKNPDRTSTFVWEMPLPINNYSLVFNAAPYELVKDTVKSVGGQNVPIGFYVLPEHKAQAPKLIAEQKKYLAFMEKYCGPYPFRSVKLGIVETPHLGMEHSTAIAYGNRFRFAPDGLDWLLLHEFGHEWWANLVSNADWRDMWIHEGFQSFLDTFYIEQTRGKDAYFAAMKGRKRNVRNAAPVAPREETSSEAYGGDIYDKGALVLNSLRYLIGDEAFLKSIRRMAYPTPESEKWTDGRALRFVTTDDFVTVASRESQRDLSWFFEVYVRQASLPVLESESSDGVLTLAWKTSEGLPFPMPLDVVVDGKTVRVPMDGGKGTVRYSGAAPVIDPNGWVLRK
- a CDS encoding site-specific integrase, producing MAKNERRERGTGSIFKRGNGYVAQVLDGYRDDGSPRYRQIRTKNQDDAVKALNDANSKLSQGLPLLEGKSPRLGVWLDMWLEEYIKPNREPKTYDFYKLHIEKRLKPNLGRIDIRRLRPVDVTQMMRVIEEDGASKITISATRRTLRAALTVAMKNGLCGDNPVTKTFAPKIQRKRKVYFDAEQVQALLAALAGSSVENLVRFTMATGVRVGEATGITWENVNLDKQTVLIENQLQRIGKKLELKPLKTEKSIRTMPLVGHSLEAIQNEKLRHAIEGYVNPLGIVFLNPWGRPFDPKFVNARLHEALTAANLPITGMHSLRHSVATFMLMSGLNMHQVSRYLGHSQIALTSNLYGHVLDKSMRDAAEALQTSYLGVTPSESSGSEPEVR